The Pontibacter korlensis sequence ATACTACTACCTCATCTAGTGAGCTTGTGCTTGCCTGCACCGTAAGGTTCAGGTTCAGGTTTTCGCCGGTATTCAGGTTTATAGGCTGTCGGATAGCTTTATACCCTACTCCTCCCACGCGCAAAGTATAGTTGCCAGGTTTGATGTTGCTTAAAGTAAATTCGCCAGCTGCATTGGTATTGGTGCCAAGTACGGTACCTTCAAGTGCCACTGTTAAAAGCTCCAGGGATTGCCCATTCGGAGAGGTTACTTTGCCTGAGATGGCGGCATTCTGACTTTGCGCCTGCCCAGTAGACAGAACAAAAAGCCACAGAATAAGGAGTAAAGACTTTTGCATATATAGCTTATTTTTATTTAGACTGATTATATGGAGGCAAAAGTATAAGCTACTCCTGAAGTAGGCAAGGTTTATTTAAACTAATTCTAAATAAGGTGGCAACATTGATATTTATTGCCCGAAAAGTAAAACTACCTGCCATAGAAAGTAGCAGGTAGTTTTATAGATATATAGATTAAAAGGATGGCAGCTCCTGGCCAGGACCTGCCGGAGTGATTACAACTTCACAAATTCTACGCGCCGATTGTTAGACTTGGCTTCCGGTGTATTATTCTTATCAATAGGTTTGGATTCGCCTAAACCTTTTGCAGCCAAGCGATCTTCGGCAATACCCTGCTCCACGAGGTAAGCTTTTACAGCTTCAGCACGTTGCTGGCTCAGCTTCATGTTAGCATTTTCTTCACCATCGCTGTCTGTGTGGCCTTCCACTGTAAATTTCAATGTTGGCTGCTCTTGCATCAGTTTAGCTATACCCGCCAGCGTGCCGATAGATTCAGGGCGTATAGAAGCTTTGTTCACATCGAATTTGATGCCGTAGGTTACAATCTTACCGTCAGCCATTACCTGGTCGTAGAGCTTCTTACCCCCCTCGGCAATCATCACGTTCTTCACCATGGTATTGGCATTAATGCGCTTATCTACCTCTATTCTTAAGCCTGTTGGTTTGCCCGGCATGTTGGGAATATTAATCAGCCGATGCTCGTCCAGGTATACTTTCATGCTGCGCTTATTAAAAGAGATGGCAACATGGCGCCACTGGTTTTTTACTTCTTTTGAGGCCAACTCCTCAGATTCGGAGCCAAAAGTTCTAAACCTTACCCGGTTTGCCCTTACATCTATCGGGTCCCAGAGATCGCCGTTCACATCACGGTTATAAGAGTCTACATCGTCTACCAGATAAATATTGTAGGCCACATTTGGATCATCGCTGTCAAAAAACACATCCATTTCAAACGTAAAAGTTTCCGGTAACCACTGCTCCCCCTTCATCAGGGGTTTTACGCTGGTACCCGTCTGGATAAGGTTGATTACAGGTTCATTGCCAAACATGGATACCTCGGCGTTACCCTTATTCAAATCCCAGCGTGACGGGAACTCGCCTACTTCTTCGCCGGCCAAGTTGTCTGCAAACATCACCTTGTCACCGGGTACAAAATCATACTTGGTCCAGGCTTTCATTTTGCCACCTGTTGCCTCAGCTGAAGCACCTTCTTCAGAGGCCTCGGCTGTGTTGGTGGTGCTACTGGCTGCTTTCGTTGTACCATCCAAGGTATCGTCTATGGTTTTATCAATCTTCTGGTCTAACCTTTGGTTAACCTTGTTTTTGATTTTGTTGCCTATGTTGATCTGTGCATAGGCAGGGGATACAAAAAGCGCCAGCATCAGAACGCCAGCATAAAGCAAACTCTTTTTTTTCATAGCAATAGAAATTTGGAAAGCCTAAAAGTATAGTATATGATAATAAAAATAAGTTTTTGTACTTATTAGAATGCTTGTCTTTTGCGCTGCTTAGTGAAGTGCTGAAAAGTAGGGGTGGAGACACTTCTGCAATAGGTGTATGGGAGCAGAATTGTAGTGTTGAAACGTAGGTATGTAGCACAAAACAGCACGTGCCTGAGCCACAGCATCAGCTGACTCAGGCACGTGCATCATATTAATTTTGCTAGAAAGCTTACTTCCCTATCGACTTCTCCATCAGGATTCGCCACACATTCATGTGCAGCCATTCATCATAGTTCTTCAGGTGCTTATACTGTGGCAGCTTCACCTTCCCTGGTATATCGAAGAATGGAGTGTTGTTTTGGAGTTCTTTCTCTACAACGGCATAGAGATCATCAAAGTAATTCTGCACAAGTGTAATATCACTGCGGTTTCCAATTGCCCGTACATGCGCCATATATACTTTGTCAAACTCTAACTGCTGTATCTTCTTTAGGTCTTCTAACCAATCTTTAGGCGAGGCATCCGGAAGGTAAGCATACAGCACCCTGTCCGGCACTACCAGGTCTATAATAAAGACGGCGTTATGCTCTGGAAAGCGGAATACAGTCATCCCGTCACCATGATTGCGACCAAAGAAATATAGCTCAATAACCTTGCCTCCTGATCTGAAGATAGTTTTTTCGCCGCTCCAGCTACTGTCTGGAGTTATAACTTTTGGATTAGGAGTAATGGTATTCTTGGCCTCAATATGGCTCACAAATGTGGCTCCCTGACTCTTAAAGATCTGGCCTCCGCTGATATGGTCCCAGTGGTTGTGGCTATAGAAAACATGTGTAACCGGCTTATTGGTCACCTTTCGTATAGCCTTCATGGTAGCCGCAGCACGAACTGAGTCCAACGGGTCTATTACGATGACGCCTTTATCTGTGATGTAGAAGCAGGAAAAGGTGCGGTCTCCGACAAAGTACAGGTTATCCTGTGCCTTTATAGTTTTTATACCTTGTGCACAGGCACTCGCTGACCAAAAGCCGGCGAGCGCCATGCAAAGTATGAGCCACAAGAGTTTCTTCACACTTCTTGAGTATAGCTCGAAGCCTTCTCTAACTGCTTCATATCATCTTGGGTCAGCTCTAGCTGCACAGCCTCAGTGAATGCTTGCACGTGCTTACTTTTTGTGGCGCTGGCAATAGGGGCGGTAACAAGCGGATTGTTAATCAGCCAGGCAAGCGCAATTCCGGCTTGCGACACACCATGCCTTTCTGCCAGCTCATCTAGTGTGGCAAGTATATGCCTGCCCCGCTCATCAAGATACTTCTTGATTCCGCCTCCCCGTACACTCTTGCTCAGGTCCTCCTCACTACGGTACTTTCCGCTCAGGAAGCCGCTGGCCAGGGAGAAATAGGTTATTACTCCTAAGCCTTCTTCTTTGCAGATTGGGGCTATTTCTGCTTCATATTCCTCACGATCGTAGAGGTTATACTCTGGCTGGAACACTTCGTAGCGTGGCAGCCCCTGCTTTTTACTGGCCTCAAGTGATGCACGCAAGCGCTCCGGCGAAAGGTTAGAGGCTCCAATGTAACCTACTTTGCCTGCCTCAATCAGTTTCTGATAGGCACCTAGCGTCTCCTCAACCGGTGTCTTGTCATCATCCCAATGCGTCAGATACAGGTCGATGTAATCTACTTGCAGCCTTCTCAGGGAATCGTCGGCAGTTTTAAGGATATGCTTCTCGGAAATGTCTTTGTGGCCTTGCCCCATGTCAGAGCCAACCTTGGTGATGAGTACGATTTTGTCGCGGTTGCCGCGTTCTTTCATCCATTTACCAATAATGGTCTCAGACTCACCGCCCTGATTGCCCTCGCCCCAGCGAGAGTATACATCGGCTGTATCCAGGGTGTTGAATCCTGCTTCGTATACTTCATCCAGTATCTCGAAGGACTCTTTTTCGTTCAGTGTCCAACCAAAAACGTTGCTTCCTATCACAATAGGAGCTGTATGTAGATCCGTGTTTCCTAGCTTTCTTTTGTTCATGTTATAGTATATAGGTTGCTATATTTGATTTCTGCTTCTTACTCTTAGCTCCTGCGCAACAGTGCCAATGCATGGCTGTTATGGTTTGCAAAAAGGTAAAGTATGGCTAAGTACAGCCCATAGAACATCTGTATGGACACCCCAGACCAGTTCTCCTGTAGCGAAGATCCGAAGATAAGCACGCAGATAAGTATGACTCCAGCCACTGTGCTTGCACGTATGGCAATGCCAAGAATCAGGAAAATGCCTAGCAGCAGCTCTACAAAAGGAAGAATGTAGGCAAAAGCCAGCACCATAGGATAGGGGAGTACGGTTTCGTTAAAAGAGGAGGCCATGCCTTCTGCAAACTGTGTGATCTTTGGGACGCGTACTAACCCATGGCCTAAAAAACTAAAGCCTATTGGCAAACGGGCTAGTGCATAAGCTGCCTTGTTGTATTGCATGCCTGAGGAACATCTGTTTTTTGCATTAAACAGCTCTTGGCATGGTATGTTTAGATTAGTTGTAGAATCAGTTTGATACAAAAAGCAAAAACGCCTGCCACATTGCTGCGACAGGCGTTTTGTATAAGTGCATTTTAAAGCTTAAGCGTTAGCATCAGCTCTAGACATACGGTTACGCTCGTTCTCGTCTAGGTAGATCTTGCGCATACGCAGGCTCTTTGGCGTTACCTCCAGGTACTCATCCTTCTGGATGTATTCCATGGCTTCTTCAAGCGAGAAGTTTTTAGCCGGAGCAATTTTCGTATTGTCGTCAGAGCCGGAAGCACGCATGTTTGTCAGCTTCTTACCCTTTTGGATGTTTACCGTGATATCGTTCTGGCGGTTGTGCTCACCAATTACCTGACCCATGTATACATCTACACCCGGATCAACGAAGAACACACCTCTGTCCTGCAGCTTATCAATAGAGTAAGCAGTACCAGGACCTGTCTCCATAGAAATGATAGAGCCGTTATTACGACCAGGGATAGTGCCTTTATACGGCTCGTACGCCTGGAAACGGTGGTTCATGATCGCCTCGCCGGCAGTAGCAGTCAGTACGTTGTTACGCAGGCCGATCAGACCACGCGCCGGAATGTTGAACTCCAGGTGCTGCAGGTCGCCTTTTGGCTCCATGATTGTCAGTTCACCTTTACGCTGCGTTACCAGTTCAATTACCTTACCAGCTGTTTCTTCCGGAACGTCAACTACCAGGTGCTCGATTGGCTCGTGGCGTTGTCCGTCAATTTCCTTATAGATTACCTGTGGCTGACCTACCTGAAGCTCGTAGCCTTCGCGGCGCATAGTTTCGATAAGTACAGACAAGTGCAGGATACCACGACCGAATACCAGGAAGGTATCCTCACGGTCTGTTTCCTGTACGCGCAGGGCCAGGTTTTTCTCTGTTTCCTTCATCAAACGATCGCGCAGGTGACGTGATGTCACGAACTTACCCTCTTTACCAAAGAAAGGAGAGTTGTTGATCGTGAACAGCATGTTCATGGTAGGCTCGTCGATAGAGATACGCTCCATTGCCTCTGGGTTCTCAGCATCAGCAATTGTGTCGCCAATATCGAAACCTTCTATACCTGTAACCGCGCAAATCTCACCGGCAGACACTTCCTGAACGGCTTTCTTGCCAAGGCCTTCAAATACCTGAAGTTCCTTAATGCGGCCTTTCTTGATGCTGCCGTCAGCTTTGCAAAGAGAGATTGGCATACCTTCCTTCAATGTTCCACGGTGAACGCGACCAATCGCGATACGGCCTACGAAAGAAGAGTAATCAAGAGAAGTGATCTGCATTTGCGGCGTACCTTCGCGGAACGGAGCAGCAGGGATCACATCAATGATAGCATCCAAAAGTGGGGTGATATTGTCAGTTGGCTGCGTCCAGTCGGTGCTCATCCAGCCCTGCTTTGACGAACCGTAAAGTGTCGTGAAGTCTAGCTGGTCTTCTGTGGCATCAAGGTTAAACATCAGGTCAAACACCTGCTCGTGTACCTCGTCTGGGCGACAGTTTTCTTTATCTACTTTGTTTACTACCACAATCGGCTTCAGGCCAAGCTGAATCGCTTTGCCCAAAACGAAACGCGTCTGTGGCATGGCACCTTCAAAGGCGTCTACCAGAAGCAGTACGCCGTCAGCCATTTTCAGCACGCGCTCTACCTCACCACCAAAGTCGGCGTGACCAGGGGTGTCGATAATGTTGATCTTAACGTCTTTGTAACGAACCGACACGTTCTTAGAAACGATCGTGATACCACGCTCGCGCTCCAGGTCGTTGTTGTCCAGAATCAGGTCGTCGAACTGCTGGTGCTCTGCAAAAAGCTTAGAGGCGTGAATGATCTTGTCCACGAGCGTGGTCTTGCCGTGGTCTACGTGTGCGATGATCGCAATATTTCGAATATTTTGCATTGAATTGATTTTTCGAGCCGCAAAAGTACTAAAAAGGCTTCAGACTTTTACTAGTTCGCTCGAAATAAACAGGTTATGATACTATTAATTTACGCTGCGGCTGTTTTGGCACAGGTTATGAGGCAAACATCAAAAGGTTATCTTTTGTTTCCTAGGTAGTTAGTAAATTTTAAAGTAGCTAAAGCCAGGCACCCACCCACACCGTAAGTATGAGTTATGAAAAGAATAGAGATTTATTTGATGGTAGTGCTGTTGAGCTTTACGGCATGTGCCCAGCAAGAGACAACTTCTGAGTTTACAGCCACCACAGCAGCAGCAGGAGATGAGCCGTTGGAAGAGGCGGTAGTCAACGCTTTAAATGATGAGACACTGCAAGACACTGTGGTGAAAACAGAAGCTGAGTGGCGCAAGCAGCTAACGCCGGAGCAGTACTTTGTGCTTCGACAGGAGGGCACAGAACCCCCTTTCAAGAACAAGTATGATAGCAATAAAAAGAGGGGCATCTATGCCTGTGCGGCCTGTGGTAACCCCATGTTCAGCTCTAAGACTAAATTTGACTCCGGTACCGGCTGGCCCA is a genomic window containing:
- the typA gene encoding translational GTPase TypA — its product is MQNIRNIAIIAHVDHGKTTLVDKIIHASKLFAEHQQFDDLILDNNDLERERGITIVSKNVSVRYKDVKINIIDTPGHADFGGEVERVLKMADGVLLLVDAFEGAMPQTRFVLGKAIQLGLKPIVVVNKVDKENCRPDEVHEQVFDLMFNLDATEDQLDFTTLYGSSKQGWMSTDWTQPTDNITPLLDAIIDVIPAAPFREGTPQMQITSLDYSSFVGRIAIGRVHRGTLKEGMPISLCKADGSIKKGRIKELQVFEGLGKKAVQEVSAGEICAVTGIEGFDIGDTIADAENPEAMERISIDEPTMNMLFTINNSPFFGKEGKFVTSRHLRDRLMKETEKNLALRVQETDREDTFLVFGRGILHLSVLIETMRREGYELQVGQPQVIYKEIDGQRHEPIEHLVVDVPEETAGKVIELVTQRKGELTIMEPKGDLQHLEFNIPARGLIGLRNNVLTATAGEAIMNHRFQAYEPYKGTIPGRNNGSIISMETGPGTAYSIDKLQDRGVFFVDPGVDVYMGQVIGEHNRQNDITVNIQKGKKLTNMRASGSDDNTKIAPAKNFSLEEAMEYIQKDEYLEVTPKSLRMRKIYLDENERNRMSRADANA
- the msrB gene encoding peptide-methionine (R)-S-oxide reductase MsrB; protein product: MKRIEIYLMVVLLSFTACAQQETTSEFTATTAAAGDEPLEEAVVNALNDETLQDTVVKTEAEWRKQLTPEQYFVLRQEGTEPPFKNKYDSNKKRGIYACAACGNPMFSSKTKFDSGTGWPSFYAPIAKEQVKEVEDRSFPGEVRTEVECARCGSHIGHVFPDGPKPTGLRYCLNSAALNFQEK
- a CDS encoding OmpA family protein, whose amino-acid sequence is MKKKSLLYAGVLMLALFVSPAYAQINIGNKIKNKVNQRLDQKIDKTIDDTLDGTTKAASSTTNTAEASEEGASAEATGGKMKAWTKYDFVPGDKVMFADNLAGEEVGEFPSRWDLNKGNAEVSMFGNEPVINLIQTGTSVKPLMKGEQWLPETFTFEMDVFFDSDDPNVAYNIYLVDDVDSYNRDVNGDLWDPIDVRANRVRFRTFGSESEELASKEVKNQWRHVAISFNKRSMKVYLDEHRLINIPNMPGKPTGLRIEVDKRINANTMVKNVMIAEGGKKLYDQVMADGKIVTYGIKFDVNKASIRPESIGTLAGIAKLMQEQPTLKFTVEGHTDSDGEENANMKLSQQRAEAVKAYLVEQGIAEDRLAAKGLGESKPIDKNNTPEAKSNNRRVEFVKL
- a CDS encoding aldo/keto reductase; this translates as MNKRKLGNTDLHTAPIVIGSNVFGWTLNEKESFEILDEVYEAGFNTLDTADVYSRWGEGNQGGESETIIGKWMKERGNRDKIVLITKVGSDMGQGHKDISEKHILKTADDSLRRLQVDYIDLYLTHWDDDKTPVEETLGAYQKLIEAGKVGYIGASNLSPERLRASLEASKKQGLPRYEVFQPEYNLYDREEYEAEIAPICKEEGLGVITYFSLASGFLSGKYRSEEDLSKSVRGGGIKKYLDERGRHILATLDELAERHGVSQAGIALAWLINNPLVTAPIASATKSKHVQAFTEAVQLELTQDDMKQLEKASSYTQEV
- a CDS encoding MBL fold metallo-hydrolase, which gives rise to MKKLLWLILCMALAGFWSASACAQGIKTIKAQDNLYFVGDRTFSCFYITDKGVIVIDPLDSVRAAATMKAIRKVTNKPVTHVFYSHNHWDHISGGQIFKSQGATFVSHIEAKNTITPNPKVITPDSSWSGEKTIFRSGGKVIELYFFGRNHGDGMTVFRFPEHNAVFIIDLVVPDRVLYAYLPDASPKDWLEDLKKIQQLEFDKVYMAHVRAIGNRSDITLVQNYFDDLYAVVEKELQNNTPFFDIPGKVKLPQYKHLKNYDEWLHMNVWRILMEKSIGK
- a CDS encoding DoxX family membrane protein gives rise to the protein MQYNKAAYALARLPIGFSFLGHGLVRVPKITQFAEGMASSFNETVLPYPMVLAFAYILPFVELLLGIFLILGIAIRASTVAGVILICVLIFGSSLQENWSGVSIQMFYGLYLAILYLFANHNSHALALLRRS